The Mangrovimonas cancribranchiae nucleotide sequence GTTTTGTAGGTTGCGGGAACAACTTCTAATTTATTATAGGCTGGATAAACCTCAATAGTTTCAGTTACTTCTTTAAACTCGTCTTTTGTAATACATTTTACATAGCATTTTCCTGGATCTGGATTATCAGGTAATCCTTGAGCAAATATGCTACCAGAAATGAAGAGTGATAGAGTTAAAAATAATAGATTTCTCATGTGTTAAAATTAATTTGGTTAATAAATAAAATTAAACTTCTTTTTTTTTGTCTATTAGTTTAGACACAGTATTCTTGTGTTAGTCACTTAGTTAGTTCGAAAAGAAATATTGATGTTATTTTTTTGTATTGTGATGTGTATTTATTAATAAATATGTTAAAAAAATGTGAAAAATACAAGTTTTTAAGTGTTTTTAATATTTAAAAATAGGACTTAAATATGGTGGGTAGGTTATTACAATGTTACTATTACTTCAATATTTAGGAATAATAGTTGGAAGTCGATTTAGAATATAAAAAGCAATTCGCTGTTTTTATTGAATAATCCGTAAATTTGTGCTCCTTAAAAACACATTTTTTATCAATGGAACAAATTGCACCTTATAAACCTAAGCATAAAGTAAGAATTGTAACAGCAGCTTCGCTATTTGATGGGCACGATGCGGCTATAAATATCATGCGTCGTATTATTCAATCTACAGGCGTGGAAGTTATTCATCTAGGGCACGATCGTAGTGTTGAAGAAGTGGTTAATACAGCCATACAAGAAGATGCCAATGCCATAGCAATGACCTCCTATCAAGGAGGTCACAACGAGTACTTTAAATATATGTATGATTTACTGAAGGAAAAAGGCGCTAGCCATATCAAGATTTTTGGCGGCGGCGGCGGCGTTATTCTTCCTGAAGAAATTAAAGAACTTATGGATTATGGTGTAACACGTATTTATTCGCCAGACGATGGCCGTGAAATGGGGCTTCAAGGGATGATTAACGATTTGGTAAAACAATCTGATTTTGCCATTGGCGATCAATTAAATGGAGAGGTTAACACACTTTCTGAGCAAAACCCTAAAAACATAGCGCGTGTTATTTCTTCTGCTGAAAATTTTCCAGAAATAGCTAAAGAGGCATTAGATGTTATCCATAACAAAAATAAAACATCAAAAACGCCGGTATTAGGAATTACAGGAACTGGTGGTGCTGGTAAATCTAGTTTGGTAGACGAATTGGTGCGACGATTTTTAATCGACTTTCCAGAAAAAACCATCGGTATTGTTTCTGTGGATCCTTCAAAACGCAAAACGGGTGGTGCATTATTGGGAGACCGTATTCGTATGAATGCCATTAACTCGCCACGTGTTTATATGCGTAGTTTGGCTACACGTCAGTCCAATCTAGCGTTGTCAAAATATGTCAATGAAGCTGTTGAAGTCTTAAAAGCAGCTGAATATGACATCATTATTTTAGAAACTTCGGGTATTGGCCAAAGTGATACCGAAATCTTAGAGCATAGCGATGTGTCATTATATGTGATGACACCAGAATTTGGAGCGGCCACGCAATTGGAAAAAATTGATATGTTGGATTTTGCCGATTTGGTAGCGATAAACAAATTCGATAAACGTGGCGCTCAAGACGCCTTGCGTGACGTGAAAAAACAGTATATGCGTAACCATCAATTATGGGATGTTAAGCAAGAGGATTTACCTGTATTTGGAACCATTGCTTCGCAATTTAACGATCCAGGAATGAATACGCTTTACAAGGCGATTATGGATAAGATTGTGGATAAGACCGAAGCTGATTTGCAATCGACTTTCGAGATTTCGAAAGAAATGAGCGAGAAGATTTTTGTTATTCCGCCTTCAAGAACACGTTATCTATCTGAAATTTCAGAAAATAATCGTGCTTATGACAAAACTGCTGACGAACAGGTTGTCGTAGCTCAAAAATTATATGGTGTTTACAAAACCATTTGTTCAGTAGCAGAAATTATAGAAGATAAAGAACAGTCTATTCTTGATAAAAATGGTTTAAATCAAGAAGCTATTCTGAATGATAATCAGGACGATAGTACTAAGGATTTCTTAAACTTATTACTAAAAGAATTCGACCGTGTTAAAATGAATCTTGACCCTTATAATTGGGAAGTTATTACAGGATGGGACAATAAAGTCAATAGATATAAAGACCCTATTTATTCGTTTAAGGTTCGCGACAAAGAAATTAAAATTGAAACCCATACCGAGTCCTTATCACATACGCAAATACCAAAAGTAGCCTTGCCAAAATATCAAGCTTGGGGAGATGTGTTGCGTTGGGTATTGCAAGAAAATGTACCGGGAGAGTTTCCTTATACATCAGGATTGTATCCGTTTAAGCGTACAGGTGAAGACCCAACACGAATGTTTGCTGGCGAAGGTGGACCAGAACGTACCAACCGTCGTTTTCATTATGTGAGTTTAGGAATGCCAGCAAAGCGTTTGTCAACAGCTTTTGATAGTGTAACGCTTTATGGAAACGACCCAGATCATAGACCTGATATTTACGGAAAAATCGGAAATGCAGGGGTGAGTATATGTTGTTTGGACGATGCTAAAAAATTGTATTCAGGATTCAACTTAGCCGATGCGATGACGTCGGTAAGTATGACTATTAATGGTCCAGCTCCAATGTTATTAGGCTTTTTTATGAATGCCGCTATTGATCAACAGTGTGAATTGTATATTAAGGAACACGGTTTGGAAGCCGAAGTAGAAACGAAGATTGCTGATATATATAAAGGAAAAGAACGCCCAAAATATCACGGCGAACTGCCAGAAGGGAATGATGGATTAGGATTGATGTTACTAGGAGTTACCGGTGATCAAGTGTTACCAAGTGAAGTTTATGAAGAAATTAAAGCCAAAACCATTGCGCAAGTTCGTGGTACGGTACAAGCCGATATTTTAAAAGAAGATCAAGCGCAAAATACCTGTATTTTTTCTACGGAATTTGCCTTGCGTTTAATGGGTGATGTGCAGGAATATTTTATAGAAAATCAAGTACGTAATTTTTACTCAGTATCTATTTCTGGATATCATATTGCTGAAGCTGGTGCTAACCCAATTACACAATTGGCATTTACCTTAGCCAACGGATTTACTTATGTAGAGTATTATCTCTCGCGAGGTATGGACATCAATAAATTTGGGCCAAACTTATCGTTCTTCTTTAGTAATGGTATCGATCCTGAATATGCAGTTATTGGTCGTGTGGCTCGTAGAATTTGGGCTAAAGCCTTAAAACATAAATATGGTGCCAATGCGAGAGCGCAAATGTTGAAATATCATATTCAAACGTCCGGGCGTAGTTTACACGCGCAAGAAATTGATTTTAATGATATTAGAACAACACTTCAAGCATTGTATGCGATTTACGATAACTGTAACTCGTTACATACTAATGCCTATGATGAAGCCATTACAACACCAACCGAAGAAAGTGTGCGTCGTGCAATGGCCATTCAGTTGATTATCAATAAAGAATTAGGGTTGGCTAAAAATGAAAACCCAATTCAAGGGGCATTTATTATTGAAGAATTAACCGATTTAGTTGAAGAGGCAGTATTGACAGAGTTTGATAGAATAACCGAACGTGGAGGTGTTTTGGGTGCTATGGAAACAATGTATCAGCGAAGTAAAATTCAGGAAGAAAGTTTGTATTATGAAACTTTAAAGCATAATGGTGACTTCCCAATTATTGGAGTGAATACGTTTTTAAGCAGTAAAGGCTCGCCAACTATTCAACCAAAAGAGGTCATTCGAGCAACTGAAGAAGAAAAACAAAACCAGATAAGTACGTTGGAAAACCTTCATAAAACCTATGAAGATAAAATTGAGGCGACTTTAAACAAAGTGCAACAGGCAGCATTACATAATGAGAATATGTTTGAAGAGCTTATGGAAGCTACAAAGGTATGTTCGCTTGGTCAGATTACAACAGCGTTATTTG carries:
- a CDS encoding methylmalonyl-CoA mutase family protein, which encodes MEQIAPYKPKHKVRIVTAASLFDGHDAAINIMRRIIQSTGVEVIHLGHDRSVEEVVNTAIQEDANAIAMTSYQGGHNEYFKYMYDLLKEKGASHIKIFGGGGGVILPEEIKELMDYGVTRIYSPDDGREMGLQGMINDLVKQSDFAIGDQLNGEVNTLSEQNPKNIARVISSAENFPEIAKEALDVIHNKNKTSKTPVLGITGTGGAGKSSLVDELVRRFLIDFPEKTIGIVSVDPSKRKTGGALLGDRIRMNAINSPRVYMRSLATRQSNLALSKYVNEAVEVLKAAEYDIIILETSGIGQSDTEILEHSDVSLYVMTPEFGAATQLEKIDMLDFADLVAINKFDKRGAQDALRDVKKQYMRNHQLWDVKQEDLPVFGTIASQFNDPGMNTLYKAIMDKIVDKTEADLQSTFEISKEMSEKIFVIPPSRTRYLSEISENNRAYDKTADEQVVVAQKLYGVYKTICSVAEIIEDKEQSILDKNGLNQEAILNDNQDDSTKDFLNLLLKEFDRVKMNLDPYNWEVITGWDNKVNRYKDPIYSFKVRDKEIKIETHTESLSHTQIPKVALPKYQAWGDVLRWVLQENVPGEFPYTSGLYPFKRTGEDPTRMFAGEGGPERTNRRFHYVSLGMPAKRLSTAFDSVTLYGNDPDHRPDIYGKIGNAGVSICCLDDAKKLYSGFNLADAMTSVSMTINGPAPMLLGFFMNAAIDQQCELYIKEHGLEAEVETKIADIYKGKERPKYHGELPEGNDGLGLMLLGVTGDQVLPSEVYEEIKAKTIAQVRGTVQADILKEDQAQNTCIFSTEFALRLMGDVQEYFIENQVRNFYSVSISGYHIAEAGANPITQLAFTLANGFTYVEYYLSRGMDINKFGPNLSFFFSNGIDPEYAVIGRVARRIWAKALKHKYGANARAQMLKYHIQTSGRSLHAQEIDFNDIRTTLQALYAIYDNCNSLHTNAYDEAITTPTEESVRRAMAIQLIINKELGLAKNENPIQGAFIIEELTDLVEEAVLTEFDRITERGGVLGAMETMYQRSKIQEESLYYETLKHNGDFPIIGVNTFLSSKGSPTIQPKEVIRATEEEKQNQISTLENLHKTYEDKIEATLNKVQQAALHNENMFEELMEATKVCSLGQITTALFEVGGQYRRNM